The genomic window GCGCCGCGACCGGGACAGGCGCGCTTCTCGATCTCGCAGAAAGCCTCGCGGCTTATTCGGCCCGCGCCCAGCTCACCCACCGCCTCGAAAGCGCTCACGATGGTGAGATCCTTGCCGTCGTAGTGGCCGGCCTTGATGGTGCCGCCGTAGACAAAAACCGATGGCAGGTTGAGCCTTGCCATGGCTATCATGGCGCCGGGCATGTTCTTGTCACAGCCACCCACGGCCAGCAGGCCGTCCATGCTCTGGGCCCGACAAACGGTCTCGATCGAGTCGGCGATGACCTCGCGACTGACCAACGAGCACTTCATGCCCTCGGTACCCATGGAAATGCCGTCGCTGACGGTGATGGTGCCAAAGGTCTGGGGCATGCCGCCTTCTTCGCGAACCGCCCCCGCCGCGGCCAGCGAGAGGTCGCCCAGCCCGGCATTGCAGGGCGTTATGTCGCTCTGGCCGTTGGCGATAGCGACTATGGACTTACTGAAATCGCCGTCGCCGAAGCCCACCGCCCGCAGCATGGCTCGGTTGGGCGCGCGGTTGTCCCCCTCGGTGACCGCTCGACTGTGCCGGTTGGGGGCCTTTTTGTCGTTGCTTGTCATCGTATTACTTCCGGGTGCAACTCACAGGGGCCTGGGCCCGACCGCTCGCCGCCGGGCATACTAGTCGTTACCTGTCAGGAATACCAAGGCAGCACCACCAAGGGCACGGAGGTGGGGCTGTCGTGCACCCGGGCGACAAGCGCCGCGTGGCTGCGCCCCGGAAAATACGTCTGGACGGGGGCTACCGGTCGATGGGCGCAGTGGCCTCGACCGGTCAGCCCCGCTTCAGGCAGTCAGGCCGATTGGCTCTGACCCACTTCGCGTTCGCGCCGGTGGTCGGACAGGATGCGCATGACCCTGTCTTTCTCGGCAAGTTTCTTCTTCTTCAGCTCAGCGCATTCCAATTCCTGCAAGTCGCTGAGGTATTCAAGTCTCTCAAGCTCGTCTACCCTGGCTTTCAAACTCAAGTGCTTTTCGTAAGCACTTTTCAGATCCGCGTCTCCAGGTGTCAGGCTCTCTATGAGC from Candidatus Binatota bacterium includes these protein-coding regions:
- a CDS encoding DUF465 domain-containing protein, which translates into the protein METQDEELIESLTPGDADLKSAYEKHLSLKARVDELERLEYLSDLQELECAELKKKKLAEKDRVMRILSDHRREREVGQSQSA